The Acidobacteriota bacterium genome includes a window with the following:
- a CDS encoding DUF2892 domain-containing protein encodes MTMERWIRLIAGSFILLSLALAHWVHPGWLWFTAFVGANLLQSALTRWCLMENILARLGVAKKRNP; translated from the coding sequence ATGACGATGGAAAGATGGATCCGCCTGATCGCCGGCAGCTTCATTCTCCTCAGCCTCGCCCTGGCCCACTGGGTGCACCCCGGGTGGCTCTGGTTCACCGCCTTCGTGGGCGCCAACCTCCTGCAATCGGCCCTGACCCGCTGGTGCCTGATGGAGAACATCCTGGCCCGCCTGGGCGTGGCGAAAAAGCGGAACCCGTGA
- the pbpC gene encoding penicillin-binding protein 1C, whose amino-acid sequence MKILIAALRGKILLVSLLALSALAAVFAARFGLDAGPDLPTAEEVRARYLPSEGVLLDRNGEELDRVRLSYEGRRAGWTPLSMMSPALLEAVVEAEDRRFYRHRGVDWRSALAAAAGSLGGGARRGASTITMQLVSFLLPESVPPPPGRTLGHKFDQMRLARRLEREWTKGDILEAYLNLAPFRGELEGVTAAALGIFGKAPHGVVAAEAAILAALIRAPNAPVARVGARAEALGRNLGWRLSAADLERRCREAFRRAHQLPDGSRWAPHAARILFAEWRGKGPAPGRGGAVTVRSTLDGALQRRVVEALGRRLAELAPRNVRDGAVLVVDNPSGEVLAYAGSGGDFSSARHVDGVRALRQAGSSLKPFLYALAIERRLITAASILEDAPLEIAQAGGGMYRPENYDRRFRGPVTARIALASSINIPAVRVLELTGVEPFLDRLRRMEFRGLRRADYYGPSLALGSADITLWDLTGGYRALAAGGVWTPLRLLPGGPGPGEGRRVFSPGAAFIVGDILSDRESRSYAFGLDSPLATPFQAAVKTGTSKDMRDNWCVGYSGRYTVGVWMGNFTGEPMWNVLGVTGAAPLWAEIMHDLSREDPAHRREPPPGLVARVTALPDLGITGREWFLAGTEMEVVEAAAGGPGGRILAPADGEIIAWDPDIPSDRQKVFFEARPPAADLSWELDGAAMGGAGSLLFWTPAAGAHTLLLRSADGETVDRVRFTVRGGPD is encoded by the coding sequence ATGAAGATCCTCATCGCGGCCCTTCGCGGGAAGATCCTGCTCGTCTCCCTGCTCGCGCTGTCGGCGCTGGCGGCGGTCTTCGCCGCCCGGTTCGGGCTCGACGCGGGGCCGGACCTGCCGACCGCGGAGGAGGTGCGCGCCCGCTACCTTCCGAGCGAAGGGGTCCTGCTCGACCGCAACGGGGAGGAACTCGACCGGGTGCGCCTCTCCTACGAGGGGCGCAGGGCCGGATGGACCCCGCTCTCGATGATGTCCCCGGCGCTGCTCGAGGCCGTCGTCGAGGCGGAGGACCGGCGCTTCTACAGGCATCGCGGGGTCGACTGGCGCTCGGCCCTGGCGGCCGCCGCCGGGAGCCTGGGCGGGGGGGCGCGCCGCGGCGCCAGCACCATCACGATGCAGCTCGTCTCCTTCCTCCTCCCCGAATCGGTTCCCCCGCCCCCGGGCCGCACCCTCGGGCATAAGTTCGACCAGATGCGCCTGGCGCGGCGGCTGGAGCGGGAGTGGACCAAGGGCGACATCCTCGAGGCCTACCTGAACCTGGCCCCGTTCCGGGGCGAACTGGAGGGGGTCACGGCCGCCGCCCTCGGCATTTTCGGCAAGGCGCCCCACGGCGTCGTCGCGGCCGAGGCGGCGATCCTGGCCGCGTTGATCCGCGCCCCGAACGCCCCGGTGGCCAGGGTCGGCGCGCGTGCGGAGGCCCTGGGGCGCAACCTCGGCTGGCGGCTCTCCGCCGCGGACCTGGAGCGGCGCTGCCGCGAGGCTTTCCGCCGGGCCCATCAACTCCCGGACGGGAGCCGGTGGGCCCCCCACGCCGCCCGGATCCTTTTCGCCGAGTGGCGGGGCAAGGGGCCCGCGCCGGGCCGGGGCGGCGCGGTCACGGTCCGCTCCACCCTGGACGGGGCGCTGCAGCGGCGCGTGGTCGAAGCGCTCGGCCGCCGCCTGGCCGAACTCGCCCCGCGCAACGTCCGGGACGGCGCGGTGCTCGTCGTCGACAACCCGAGCGGTGAGGTGCTGGCCTACGCCGGGAGCGGGGGGGATTTTTCCAGCGCCCGGCACGTCGACGGCGTCCGGGCCCTCCGGCAGGCGGGGTCCTCGCTCAAGCCCTTCCTCTACGCCCTCGCGATCGAGCGGCGCCTGATCACCGCCGCCTCCATCCTCGAGGACGCCCCGCTCGAGATCGCCCAGGCGGGAGGGGGGATGTACCGGCCGGAGAATTACGACCGCCGTTTTCGCGGGCCGGTCACCGCCCGCATCGCCCTGGCTTCCTCCATCAATATCCCGGCCGTCCGGGTCCTGGAGCTCACGGGGGTGGAGCCCTTTCTGGACAGGCTCCGGCGGATGGAGTTCCGCGGCCTGCGCCGGGCGGATTATTACGGTCCCTCGCTGGCGCTCGGCTCGGCCGACATCACCCTCTGGGACCTGACGGGCGGTTACCGGGCGCTGGCCGCGGGGGGCGTGTGGACCCCCCTGCGCCTCCTGCCCGGGGGTCCCGGGCCGGGAGAGGGGCGGAGGGTCTTTTCCCCCGGGGCCGCCTTCATCGTCGGCGATATCCTGTCCGACCGGGAGAGCCGCAGCTACGCCTTCGGGCTGGACAGCCCGCTGGCCACCCCGTTCCAGGCGGCGGTCAAGACCGGCACCAGCAAGGACATGCGCGACAACTGGTGCGTCGGGTACTCCGGCCGCTACACCGTGGGGGTCTGGATGGGGAATTTCACCGGCGAACCGATGTGGAACGTCCTGGGGGTCACCGGGGCGGCCCCCCTCTGGGCGGAGATCATGCACGACCTCTCCCGGGAAGATCCCGCCCACCGCCGCGAACCGCCTCCGGGGCTGGTCGCCCGGGTAACCGCGCTGCCCGACCTGGGCATCACGGGGCGGGAATGGTTTCTCGCGGGGACGGAGATGGAGGTGGTGGAAGCGGCCGCCGGCGGCCCCGGGGGGAGGATCCTCGCCCCGGCCGACGGGGAGATCATCGCCTGGGACCCCGATATCCCGTCCGACCGGCAGAAGGTATTTTTCGAGGCGCGCCCGCCGGCGGCGGACCTCTCCTGGGAACTGGACGGCGCGGCCATGGGGGGTGCCGGAAGCCTGCTGTTCTGGACCCCGGCGGCGGGCGCGCACACGCTCCTGCTGCGAAGCGCGGACGGGGAAACCGTCGACCGGGTCCGCTTCACCGTCCGGGGCGGGCCGGACTGA
- the htpX gene encoding protease HtpX, with amino-acid sequence MKRVLLFLVTNVAVVLVLGVVLSLLGVDRILDEQGVGLDMRSLLVFAAVFGMGGSFISLAMSKWTARRMMGAQVIASPRSETEIWLFETVRRQAGQAGIGMPEVAVFDSPDPNAFATGMRRNSALVAVSTGLLRSMNREEVEAVLGHEISHVANGDMVTLALIQGVVNTFVIVASRVVGHLVDRVVLKTERGHGPAFYITSIAAQLLFGLLASVVVFYFSRQREFRADAGSARIAGREPMIAALEKLRRASGRAGLPDQMAAFGISGKGAGGIRRLFMTHPPLEERIEALRRLH; translated from the coding sequence ATGAAGAGAGTCCTGTTGTTTCTGGTAACCAACGTGGCCGTCGTCCTGGTGCTCGGCGTGGTGCTGAGCCTCCTGGGGGTGGACCGCATCCTGGACGAACAGGGGGTCGGGCTCGACATGAGGAGCCTCCTCGTCTTCGCCGCCGTGTTCGGCATGGGGGGGTCCTTCATCTCGCTCGCCATGTCGAAATGGACCGCCAGGCGGATGATGGGGGCCCAGGTCATCGCCTCCCCCCGCAGCGAAACCGAGATCTGGCTGTTCGAAACGGTCCGGCGCCAGGCGGGGCAGGCGGGCATAGGGATGCCCGAAGTGGCGGTCTTCGACTCCCCCGACCCGAACGCCTTCGCCACCGGTATGCGGCGCAACTCGGCCCTGGTGGCCGTGAGCACGGGGCTGCTCCGTTCGATGAACCGGGAAGAGGTCGAGGCGGTGCTGGGCCACGAGATCAGCCACGTGGCCAACGGCGACATGGTGACGCTGGCCCTGATCCAGGGGGTCGTCAACACCTTCGTCATCGTCGCCTCCCGGGTCGTGGGGCACCTCGTCGACCGCGTGGTGCTGAAGACCGAGCGCGGCCACGGGCCCGCCTTCTACATCACCTCCATCGCCGCCCAGCTCCTCTTCGGACTGCTGGCCAGCGTCGTCGTCTTCTATTTCAGCCGGCAGCGGGAGTTCCGGGCCGACGCCGGGTCGGCCCGCATCGCCGGGCGCGAGCCGATGATCGCCGCCCTGGAGAAACTCCGGCGCGCCTCCGGCCGGGCCGGGCTCCCCGACCAGATGGCGGCCTTCGGGATCTCGGGGAAAGGGGCCGGCGGGATCCGGCGCCTGTTCATGACCCACCCCCCGCTCGAGGAGCGGATCGAAGCCCTCCGGCGTCTCCACTGA